Proteins found in one Longimicrobiaceae bacterium genomic segment:
- a CDS encoding DUF6665 family protein — protein sequence MRMPRNLPQQLGGASVEVVASEISQEQANTLSRLGGRLHDTLNALHAFDGAHPHPSGARGEERAELVAAAAQALWYYVVQREVLGLGNSEALMRELRIPPEVRLRMGTFPRRGAP from the coding sequence ATGAGGATGCCGCGGAACCTGCCGCAGCAGCTGGGCGGCGCGAGCGTGGAGGTGGTAGCGAGCGAGATTTCGCAGGAGCAGGCGAACACGCTCTCGCGCCTGGGCGGCCGCCTGCACGACACGCTGAACGCGCTACACGCCTTCGACGGAGCGCACCCGCACCCGTCCGGCGCACGCGGGGAGGAGCGGGCGGAGCTCGTTGCCGCGGCGGCCCAGGCGCTGTGGTACTACGTGGTGCAGCGCGAGGTGCTGGGGCTGGGGAACAGCGAGGCGCTCATGCGCGAGCTGCGCATACCGCCCGAGGTGCGCCTGCGCATGGGCACCTTCCCGCGTCGCGGCGCGCCGTAA
- the lon gene encoding endopeptidase La: MNEKLVLPVLPLRETVVFPGTAVPISAGRPGTLQAIDAALAGDRRMFAVAQRENRDEVESDNLYTVGTIVRIAQVQRGAGGVQLLIHGESRALALQYAEGSGLGLSAHVREMQDLAPVNAEDPAFLALYREIRERAAELGKRRGIPAEMLQQFMEGITEPGPFADLVGFYVEMGTEAKQKLLEILSVEERLRSLLIIVQRQLALMEAQEDIQQQVQEELGERQREMLLREQMKAIQRELGEEDEGAEIEELRQKIEALELPEAAAEEAERELGRLERTNPQSAEYQVIRTYLEWMADLPWNLRTEDKLELGPAEEVLNEDHYGLEDVKDRVLEFLAVRQLAARRAVTEVEEEAAAETEVLASMDDGDAEPETVEDLERLSREVAEAKAKATAKGPILLFGGPPGVGKTSIAKSIARALGRKYVRIALGGVRDEADIRGHRRTYVGAMPGRIIQALKQAKSRNPVILLDEVDKLGVSMQGDPSAALLEVLDPAQNHEFTDHYLGVTFDLSEVLFIATANYVSNIPAPLYDRMEAVEFRGYTEREKKAIAEKYLLPRQLEEAGLREGELEVTEDALKTVITEYTREAGVRQLERELGKVSRKAARRIASATAQAVRVDGDTVKDFLGRTKVHPERAGAEDVLGVATGMYYTPTGGDIMFIEVSASQRAPVAAAGESAGPGFGNLVLTGQLGDVMKESARAALTYARANASRYGVDPHKAWGTEIHVHVPAGSIPKDGPSAGVAMTVAMVSVLSGTPVRADVAMTGEVTLTGRVLPIGGVKEKVLGAYRAGIRIIMLPQENVGDLEDLPADVLEQLEVHPVQTIDEALSVALRGASFAEGKLRFPELPLAPAGVTRSVEGEARLHRAS, encoded by the coding sequence ATGAACGAGAAGCTGGTGCTGCCCGTGCTCCCCCTGCGGGAGACGGTGGTCTTTCCGGGCACCGCCGTGCCGATCTCGGCCGGCCGCCCGGGGACTTTGCAGGCCATCGACGCCGCGCTCGCCGGCGACCGCCGCATGTTCGCGGTGGCGCAGCGCGAGAACCGCGACGAGGTGGAGAGCGACAACCTGTACACGGTGGGCACGATCGTGCGCATCGCGCAGGTGCAGCGCGGGGCCGGCGGCGTGCAGCTGCTGATCCACGGCGAGAGCCGCGCCCTGGCGCTCCAATACGCCGAGGGCAGCGGGCTGGGCCTGTCCGCCCACGTGCGGGAGATGCAGGACCTTGCGCCCGTGAATGCCGAGGACCCCGCGTTCCTGGCCCTGTACCGCGAGATCCGCGAGCGCGCCGCCGAGCTGGGCAAGCGCCGAGGCATCCCCGCCGAGATGCTGCAGCAGTTCATGGAGGGCATCACCGAGCCCGGCCCGTTCGCCGACCTGGTGGGCTTCTACGTGGAGATGGGCACCGAGGCCAAGCAGAAGCTGCTGGAGATCCTGTCGGTCGAGGAGCGGCTGCGGTCGCTGCTGATCATCGTGCAGCGGCAGCTTGCGCTCATGGAGGCGCAGGAGGACATCCAGCAGCAGGTGCAGGAGGAGCTGGGCGAGCGCCAGCGCGAGATGCTGCTGCGCGAGCAGATGAAGGCGATCCAACGCGAGCTGGGCGAGGAGGACGAGGGCGCCGAGATCGAGGAGCTGCGCCAGAAGATCGAGGCGCTGGAGCTTCCCGAGGCGGCGGCCGAGGAGGCCGAGCGCGAGCTGGGGCGCCTGGAGCGCACCAACCCGCAGAGCGCCGAGTACCAGGTGATCCGCACCTACCTGGAGTGGATGGCCGACCTGCCGTGGAACCTGCGCACCGAGGACAAGCTGGAGCTCGGGCCGGCCGAGGAGGTCCTGAACGAGGACCACTACGGGCTGGAGGACGTGAAGGACCGCGTGCTTGAGTTCCTGGCCGTGCGCCAGCTCGCCGCCCGCCGCGCGGTGACCGAGGTGGAGGAGGAAGCCGCCGCCGAGACCGAGGTGCTGGCGTCGATGGACGACGGGGACGCGGAGCCGGAGACGGTGGAGGACCTGGAGCGGCTGAGCCGCGAGGTGGCCGAGGCCAAGGCGAAGGCCACCGCCAAGGGGCCCATCCTGCTCTTCGGCGGGCCTCCGGGCGTGGGCAAGACCTCGATCGCCAAGTCGATCGCGCGGGCGCTGGGCCGCAAGTACGTGCGCATCGCGCTGGGCGGCGTGCGCGACGAGGCGGACATCCGCGGCCACCGGCGCACGTACGTGGGCGCCATGCCGGGCCGCATCATCCAGGCGCTCAAGCAGGCCAAGAGCCGCAACCCGGTGATCCTGCTCGACGAGGTGGACAAGCTGGGCGTGTCCATGCAGGGCGACCCCAGCGCCGCGCTGCTGGAGGTGCTGGACCCGGCGCAGAACCACGAGTTCACCGACCATTACCTGGGCGTGACGTTCGACCTGAGCGAGGTGCTGTTCATCGCCACGGCCAACTACGTCTCGAACATCCCGGCGCCGCTGTACGACCGCATGGAGGCCGTGGAGTTCCGCGGCTACACCGAGCGCGAGAAGAAGGCGATCGCCGAGAAGTACCTGCTGCCGCGCCAGCTGGAGGAGGCCGGCCTGCGGGAGGGCGAGTTGGAGGTGACCGAGGACGCGCTGAAGACCGTGATCACCGAGTACACCCGCGAGGCGGGCGTGCGGCAGCTGGAGCGCGAGCTGGGCAAGGTGTCGCGCAAGGCGGCGCGGCGAATCGCCTCGGCCACCGCGCAGGCGGTGCGCGTGGACGGCGACACGGTCAAGGACTTCCTGGGCCGCACCAAGGTGCACCCGGAGCGCGCCGGGGCCGAGGACGTGCTGGGCGTGGCGACCGGCATGTACTACACGCCCACCGGCGGCGACATCATGTTCATCGAGGTCAGCGCCTCGCAGCGGGCCCCGGTGGCCGCGGCGGGCGAGAGCGCCGGGCCGGGCTTCGGCAACCTGGTGCTCACGGGCCAGCTGGGCGACGTGATGAAGGAGTCGGCGCGCGCCGCGCTGACGTACGCCCGCGCCAACGCGAGCCGCTACGGCGTGGACCCGCACAAGGCGTGGGGCACCGAGATCCACGTGCACGTCCCGGCGGGCTCCATCCCCAAGGACGGGCCGTCGGCCGGCGTGGCGATGACGGTGGCGATGGTGTCGGTGCTGAGCGGCACGCCCGTGCGGGCCGACGTCGCGATGACCGGCGAGGTCACGCTCACGGGGCGGGTGCTGCCCATCGGCGGGGTGAAGGAGAAGGTGCTCGGGGCGTACCGGGCGGGCATCCGCATCATCATGCTGCCCCAGGAGAACGTGGGCGACCTGGAAGACCTGCCCGCCGACGTGCTGGAGCAGCTGGAGGTGCACCCGGTGCAGACCATCGACGAGGCCCTGTCGGTGGCGCTGCGCGGCGCCAGCTTCGCCGAGGGCAAGCTCCGCTTCCCGGAGCTGCCGCTGGCCCCCGCGGGCGTGACCCGCAGCGTGGAAGGCGAAGCCCGCCTGCACCGCGCCTCCTGA